Proteins from a single region of Apis mellifera strain DH4 linkage group LG7, Amel_HAv3.1, whole genome shotgun sequence:
- the LOC552801 gene encoding mitoferrin-1 isoform X2 has product MQALTPNAGVRGGVRTVLRRMVQQEGFLRPIRGMSAMVVGAGPAHALYFSCYEFIKNKFLNSRTYSELNVAPYAIAGFVATLLHDGIMNPAEVVKQRLQMYNSPYQNVMTCIRNIYKNEGAYAFYRSYTTQLTMNIPFQTIHFVTYEVAQVVTNPNHIYNPIAHMVSGALAGAVAAAVTTPLDVCKTLLNTQNGIQAQGMKDALRIVYRYGGLSSYFRGLNARVLYQMPATTICWSTYEFFKYIFQEKDDGYRGPEVDNDSSNEINQNQSSNSRFHFLVFFKI; this is encoded by the exons ATGCAAGCATTAACACCAAATGCAGGTGTAAGAGGTGGAGTAAGAACTGTTCTAAGGAGAATGGTACAACAAGAAGGTTTTTTGAGACCAATTCGTGGTATGAGTGCAATGGTTGTAGGAGCTGGTCCTGCACATGCATTGTATTTTTCatgttatgaatttattaaaaataaatttttgaattcaagAACATATTCTGAATTGAATGTAGCTCCTTATGCAATTGCTGGTTTTGTGGCAACACTTCTTCATGATGGTATAATGAATCCAGCAGAag TGGTTAAACAGCGATTACAAATGTATAATTCTCCTTATCAAAATGTTATGACatgtataagaaatatatataaaaatgaaggtGCATATGCATTCTATAGAAGTTATACGACACAATTGACTATGAATATACCTTTTCAAACAATCCATTTTGTTACTTATGAAGTTGCACAAGTTGTCACAAATcctaatcatatttataatccaATAGCACATATGGTATcag GTGCATTAGCAGGAGCTGTTGCTGCTGCAGTTACAACACCTTTAGATGTTTGCAAAACACTTCTGAATACACAAAATGGTATACAGGCTCAAGGCATGAAAGATGCTTTAAGAATTGTGTATAGATATGGAGGTTTATCTAGCTATTTCCGTGGTTTAAATGCCCGTGTTCTTTATCAAATGCCAGCCACAACTATTTGTTGGTCAAc atatgagtttttcaaatatatatttcaagaaaaagatGATGGATATCGTGGACCAGAAGTTGATAATGATtcttcaaatgaaattaatcagAACCAAAGTTCAAATTCTAGATTTCATTTTCTAGTCTTTTTCAAGATATGA
- the LOC552801 gene encoding mitoferrin-1 isoform X1, protein MNTEIYETLPTSSVAVHMTAGAFAGIMEHCVMYPLDSVKTRMQALTPNAGVRGGVRTVLRRMVQQEGFLRPIRGMSAMVVGAGPAHALYFSCYEFIKNKFLNSRTYSELNVAPYAIAGFVATLLHDGIMNPAEVVKQRLQMYNSPYQNVMTCIRNIYKNEGAYAFYRSYTTQLTMNIPFQTIHFVTYEVAQVVTNPNHIYNPIAHMVSGALAGAVAAAVTTPLDVCKTLLNTQNGIQAQGMKDALRIVYRYGGLSSYFRGLNARVLYQMPATTICWSTYEFFKYIFQEKDDGYRGPEVDNDSSNEINQNQSSNSRFHFLVFFKI, encoded by the exons ATGAATACTGAAATTTATGAGACTTTACCTACATCATCTGTGGCTGTACATATGACAGCAGGCGCATTTGCCGGAATTATGGAACATTGTGTTATGTATCCACTTGACAGTGTTAAG acaAGAATGCAAGCATTAACACCAAATGCAGGTGTAAGAGGTGGAGTAAGAACTGTTCTAAGGAGAATGGTACAACAAGAAGGTTTTTTGAGACCAATTCGTGGTATGAGTGCAATGGTTGTAGGAGCTGGTCCTGCACATGCATTGTATTTTTCatgttatgaatttattaaaaataaatttttgaattcaagAACATATTCTGAATTGAATGTAGCTCCTTATGCAATTGCTGGTTTTGTGGCAACACTTCTTCATGATGGTATAATGAATCCAGCAGAag TGGTTAAACAGCGATTACAAATGTATAATTCTCCTTATCAAAATGTTATGACatgtataagaaatatatataaaaatgaaggtGCATATGCATTCTATAGAAGTTATACGACACAATTGACTATGAATATACCTTTTCAAACAATCCATTTTGTTACTTATGAAGTTGCACAAGTTGTCACAAATcctaatcatatttataatccaATAGCACATATGGTATcag GTGCATTAGCAGGAGCTGTTGCTGCTGCAGTTACAACACCTTTAGATGTTTGCAAAACACTTCTGAATACACAAAATGGTATACAGGCTCAAGGCATGAAAGATGCTTTAAGAATTGTGTATAGATATGGAGGTTTATCTAGCTATTTCCGTGGTTTAAATGCCCGTGTTCTTTATCAAATGCCAGCCACAACTATTTGTTGGTCAAc atatgagtttttcaaatatatatttcaagaaaaagatGATGGATATCGTGGACCAGAAGTTGATAATGATtcttcaaatgaaattaatcagAACCAAAGTTCAAATTCTAGATTTCATTTTCTAGTCTTTTTCAAGATATGA
- the LOC411802 gene encoding biorientation of chromosomes in cell division protein 1-like 1 isoform X2, whose translation MELSLPNTLLAGDPRLVDHIVGEVKSQGIFDQFRKECIADVDTKPAYQNLRTRVEGSVNSFLSKQSWKPDLNKNQLRETLRKHIHEAPYLDAGVERIVDQVVNPKVYSVFMPQIEDVVYKFLGIERPKAKEKNGACGLKDLLPKDLDPVSPESDKNSLKDVSLESMDAMEDLEIKKDIKLINEQKSHEEEISYEKNKDNISENGHISSDEKVLDESDKTFNKTGSILNLNISGKSDDKTEEDEEDSPTFEPIDIMNLNESNNSNDSHLSGISELTSHRSRSPDFCNELSRDNFDYSNQDSQLSKVSSDSRLSIVTDFGSSNHASTPIHEALKDEINKDKCDVRNIKDNFKTVKEYESKNKNNKNIFELNKNKDVQDIKDSKNIKNNLSSKENCRDATNNSIKDNKYEHKNNKDRSRDVESKSKSKDKNHIKEGKHHRDRSNDKKRERNHSGSKYDKYDKSKTKDKGDQLKENTDKVKDIEKDNYSKIKDDKIKETDKKDNISKEGKDLKDLYKEKIRELREKKELTEKEKLNKDNKESKSNKENKDKKDSPKDKKSYKKDNKSSSKNSSSSSHEIKTIKISEKIIEGKERKNESKDKDKNKRDEKRTSKEHIKSKNHVSMKMDLTEKLDKQDIKKFIKNEKEEKIDKSETKKDIKSNNEKLNNKKDAKNYMQNKTRNEKLDNKRESKNDSQHKDKKRKEEKKSKSKDDHSSLRRNSNDRRSTDRDGSNGSSSKNSQSSNSGSNIANSKSNTSTFSKETNHISNSGSETSDNIEEAHTSDLKLSSDQQSYKLDRITELHSEYKTESINNYEMHIKPELEFNDNNLPLKKRALLGEDNSISGEMKVKKPKFAKNIHEAKRLMKIRKQIEKQKLKENKKMEKQNTQKIEQPIQSNSVNNDNFESMPDEERVQIIEIPDEEYEEPYPEKHTNLTLEERSIMMLQTEAGTKDLLETHSNLKLKLSDMELCIRKSLNETLPNKTLEEESVQQSSSNIQTKLSDNKGIEDLQNKESLSSTIEETSSNIIKAEKIDNSVEIYSEKLIQQKTNSSKLEKHITSQQGTKYFNIDTNKMDINDKNKQLNSSNININDITYSNDNKNIEIPSTSKFKDEDVSRDNQNNSLSNFNRYVTDIKMIKKQSEAIEFTSIEVEDNEDCRYFKADNEKSEKFSSFLESLELVENSSLEDIIESLGGQIVSSIPKAMAPPLPKRKHSSSPLTDILLNNSNNNNDGGNHKKVLNSPNEEALNNIKKRKLITKKQRLQQNICAPQALLNGENFVMPLSPESDVSATSEKIPSSNLIKEDKGSLFMKKVVKLSRSYPYIKKSTNYI comes from the exons atgGAATTAAGTTTACCCAACACGTTATTAGCAGGTGATCCACGATTAGTAGATCATATTGTAGGAGAAGTTAAATCTCAAGgaatttttgatcaatttcgTAAAGAATGTATCGCTGATGTTGATACAAaa CCAGCATACCAAAATTTGCGTACAAGAGTTGAAGGATctgtaaattcttttcttagcAAACAATCATGGAAACcagatttaaacaaaaatcaattGAGAGAAACATTACGAAAGCATATACATGAAGCTCCTTATTTAGATGCTGGTGTAGAACGCATAGTAGATCAAGTAGTAAATCCAAAAGTATATTCAGTTTTCATGCCCCAAATTGAAGAtgtagtatataaatttttaggaaTAGAAAGACCTaaggcaaaagaaaaaaatggtgCATGTGGCcttaaagatttattaccCAAAGATTTAGATCCTGTTTCACCAGAGTctgataaaaatagtttaaaagatgtaTCTTTGGAATCTATGGATGCAATGgaagatttagaaataaaaaaagatataaaattaattaatgaacaaAAATCACATGAGGAAGAAATTtcctatgaaaaaaataaagataacatATCTGAGAATGGACATATTTCTTCAGATGAAAAAGTATTAGATGAAAgtgataaaacttttaataagactggtagtattttaaatttaaatatatctggaAAATCAGATGATAAAacagaagaagatgaagaagacaGTCCTACATTTGAACCAAttgatattatgaatttaaatgaatctAACAATTCTAATGATTCTCATTTATCAGGTATATCAGAATTAACTAGCCATAGATCTAGAAGTCCTGATTTCTGTAATGAACTATCAAGAGACAATTTTGATTATAGTAATCAAGATTCACAATTAAGTAAAGTTTCTTCCGATTCTCGGTTATCAATTGTAACTGACTTTGGATCTTCTAATCATGCATCAACACCAATACATGAAGCAttgaaagatgaaataaataaagataaatgtgatgttagaaatattaaagacAATTTTAAAACTGTCAAAGAATatgaatctaaaaataaaaataataaaaatatttttgaattgaataaaaataaagatgtacaagatattaaagattctaaaaatattaaaaacaatttatcttCTAAAGAAAACTGTCGTGATGCTACAAATAACAgcataaaagataataagtatgaacataaaaataataaagatagaagCAGAGATGTTGAAtctaaatcaaaatcaaaagataaaaaccATATAAAAGAGGGAAAACATCATAGAGATAGaagtaatgataaaaaaagagaaaggaatcaTAGTGGatcaaaatatgataaatatgataaaagtaAAACTAAAGATAAAGGTGATCAACTAAAAGAAAATACGGATAAAGttaaagatatagaaaaagataattacagTAAAATAAaggatgataaaataaaagaaacagacaagaaagataatatcagtaaagaaggaaaagatttaaaagatctttataaagaaaaaattagagagctcagagaaaaaaaagaattaacagaaaaggaaaaattaaataaagacaataaagaatcaaaatcaaacaaagaaaataaagataaaaaagattctccaaaagataaaaaatcttacaaaaaagataataaaagttCTTCCAAAAATTCTTCATCAAGTTCTCatgaaattaaaactattaaaatatctgaaaaaattattgaaggaaaagaaagaaaaaatgaatcaaaggacaaggataaaaataagagagatGAAAAACGAACTTCTAAGGAacatataaaatctaaaaatcatgTCAGTATGAAAATGGACTTGAcagaaaaattagataaacaagacataaagaaatttataaaaaatgaaaaagaagaaaaaattgacaaatctgaaacaaaaaaagatattaagtcaaataatgaaaagctaaataataaaaaagatgcaaaaaattacatgcaaaataaaacacgaaatgagaaattagataataaaagagaaagcaAAAATGATTCACAGCATAAAGATAAAAagcggaaagaagaaaaaaagtccaAATCAAAAGATGATCATTCTAGTTTAAGAAGAAATTCTAATGATCGACGTTCTACAGATAGGGATGGTTCAAATGGATCCAGTAGCAAAAATTCACAATCTAGCAATTCTGGATCTAATATTGCTAATAGTAAATCAAATACATCAACTTTTTCTAAAGAAACAAACCATATAAGTAATTCTGGTAGTGAAACATCAGATAATATTGAAGAAGCACATACaagtgatttaaaattatcatcagaTCAACAAAGTTATAAATTGGACAGAATAACAGAATTACATTCAGAATACAAAACAGAaagcattaataattatgaaatgcaCATTAAGccagaattagaatttaatgataataatttacctTTGAAAAAACGAGCATTACTAGGAGAAGATAATAGCATTTCAGGAGAAATGAAAGTGAAGAAaccaaaatttgcaaaaaatatacatgaagctaaaagattaatgaaaattagaaaacaaatagagaaacaaaaacttaaagaaaataaaaagatggaaaagcAAAATACTCAAAAAATAGAACAACCAATACAATCAAATTcagtaaataatgataattttgaaagtatGCCAGATGAAGAACGTGttcaaataatagaaataccaGATGAAGAATATGAAGAACCATATCCTGAGAAACATACTAATTTAACTTTAGAAGAAAGATCAATAATGATGTTACAAACTGAAGCTGGTACAAAAGATTTATTGGAAACACattctaatttgaaattgaaattatcagaTATGGAACTGTGTAttagaaaatcattaaatgaaaCATTACCTAATAAAACATTAGAAGAAGAATCTGTCCAACAATCAAGTTCCAATATTCAAACAAAACTATCTGACAATAAAGGAATTGAAGACTTACAAAATAAAGAGTCATTGTCTTCTACAATAGAAGAAACAAGTAGCAATATAATAAAGgcagaaaaaatagataattctgtagaaatatattctgaaaaacTAATACAACAAAAAACTAATTCATCTAAACTAGAAAAACATATAACATCTCAACAAGGCACAAAGTATTTTAACATTGATACTAATAAAATGgacataaatgataaaaacaagCAATTAAActcaagtaatataaatataaatgatataacttATTCAaatgacaataaaaatatagaaattccttcaacatcaaaatttaaagatgAAGATGTTTCTCGGGATAATCAAAACAATAGtctttctaatttcaatagaTATGTAACTgacattaaaatgataaaaaaacaatcgGAGGCAATAGAATTTACATCAATAGAAGTTGAAGATAATGAAGATTGTCGTTACTTCAAAGctgataatgaaaaatcagaaaaattttctagttTCTTAGAATCATTAGAGTTAGTGGAAAATAGTTCTCTAGAAGATATAATAGAAAGTTTAGGAGGACAAATTGTATCTTCAATACCAAAAGCTATGGCACCACCTTTACCAAAACGTAAACATTCATCTAGCCCATTaacagatatattattaaataattcaaataataacaatgatgGAGGGAATCATAAAAAAGTTCTCAATTCACCTAATGAAGAAgcattaaataacataaaaaaaagaaaactaataACTAAGAAGCAAAGACTCCAACAAAATATATGTGCTCCTCAAGCGCTTTTAAAtggagaaaattttgttatgcCACTAAGTCCAGAAAGTGATGTATCTGCAACCAGTGAAAAAATTCCTTCTTCAAATCtaattaaagaagataaagg gtctctatttatgaaaaaagttgTCAAGTTATCCAGAAGCTatccatatattaaaaaatcaacaaattatatataa
- the LOC411802 gene encoding biorientation of chromosomes in cell division protein 1-like 1 isoform X1: MELSLPNTLLAGDPRLVDHIVGEVKSQGIFDQFRKECIADVDTKPAYQNLRTRVEGSVNSFLSKQSWKPDLNKNQLRETLRKHIHEAPYLDAGVERIVDQVVNPKVYSVFMPQIEDVVYKFLGIERPKAKEKNGACGLKDLLPKDLDPVSPESDKNSLKDVSLESMDAMEDLEIKKDIKLINEQKSHEEEISYEKNKDNISENGHISSDEKVLDESDKTFNKTGSILNLNISGKSDDKTEEDEEDSPTFEPIDIMNLNESNNSNDSHLSGISELTSHRSRSPDFCNELSRDNFDYSNQDSQLSKVSSDSRLSIVTDFGSSNHASTPIHEALKDEINKDKCDVRNIKDNFKTVKEYESKNKNNKNIFELNKNKDVQDIKDSKNIKNNLSSKENCRDATNNSIKDNKYEHKNNKDRSRDVESKSKSKDKNHIKEGKHHRDRSNDKKRERNHSGSKYDKYDKSKTKDKGDQLKENTDKVKDIEKDNYSKIKDDKIKETDKKDNISKEGKDLKDLYKEKIRELREKKELTEKEKLNKDNKESKSNKENKDKKDSPKDKKSYKKDNKSSSKNSSSSSHEIKTIKISEKIIEGKERKNESKDKDKNKRDEKRTSKEHIKSKNHVSMKMDLTEKLDKQDIKKFIKNEKEEKIDKSETKKDIKSNNEKLNNKKDAKNYMQNKTRNEKLDNKRESKNDSQHKDKKRKEEKKSKSKDDHSSLRRNSNDRRSTDRDGSNGSSSKNSQSSNSGSNIANSKSNTSTFSKETNHISNSGSETSDNIEEAHTSDLKLSSDQQSYKLDRITELHSEYKTESINNYEMHIKPELEFNDNNLPLKKRALLGEDNSISGEMKVKKPKFAKNIHEAKRLMKIRKQIEKQKLKENKKMEKQNTQKIEQPIQSNSVNNDNFESMPDEERVQIIEIPDEEYEEPYPEKHTNLTLEERSIMMLQTEAGTKDLLETHSNLKLKLSDMELCIRKSLNETLPNKTLEEESVQQSSSNIQTKLSDNKGIEDLQNKESLSSTIEETSSNIIKAEKIDNSVEIYSEKLIQQKTNSSKLEKHITSQQGTKYFNIDTNKMDINDKNKQLNSSNININDITYSNDNKNIEIPSTSKFKDEDVSRDNQNNSLSNFNRYVTDIKMIKKQSEAIEFTSIEVEDNEDCRYFKADNEKSEKFSSFLESLELVENSSLEDIIESLGGQIVSSIPKAMAPPLPKRKHSSSPLTDILLNNSNNNNDGGNHKKVLNSPNEEALNNIKKRKLITKKQRLQQNICAPQALLNGENFVMPLSPESDVSATSEKIPSSNLIKEDKGRHRSSQRYSSDDLYKPRPLFSSSSRRSRRSNQV; the protein is encoded by the exons atgGAATTAAGTTTACCCAACACGTTATTAGCAGGTGATCCACGATTAGTAGATCATATTGTAGGAGAAGTTAAATCTCAAGgaatttttgatcaatttcgTAAAGAATGTATCGCTGATGTTGATACAAaa CCAGCATACCAAAATTTGCGTACAAGAGTTGAAGGATctgtaaattcttttcttagcAAACAATCATGGAAACcagatttaaacaaaaatcaattGAGAGAAACATTACGAAAGCATATACATGAAGCTCCTTATTTAGATGCTGGTGTAGAACGCATAGTAGATCAAGTAGTAAATCCAAAAGTATATTCAGTTTTCATGCCCCAAATTGAAGAtgtagtatataaatttttaggaaTAGAAAGACCTaaggcaaaagaaaaaaatggtgCATGTGGCcttaaagatttattaccCAAAGATTTAGATCCTGTTTCACCAGAGTctgataaaaatagtttaaaagatgtaTCTTTGGAATCTATGGATGCAATGgaagatttagaaataaaaaaagatataaaattaattaatgaacaaAAATCACATGAGGAAGAAATTtcctatgaaaaaaataaagataacatATCTGAGAATGGACATATTTCTTCAGATGAAAAAGTATTAGATGAAAgtgataaaacttttaataagactggtagtattttaaatttaaatatatctggaAAATCAGATGATAAAacagaagaagatgaagaagacaGTCCTACATTTGAACCAAttgatattatgaatttaaatgaatctAACAATTCTAATGATTCTCATTTATCAGGTATATCAGAATTAACTAGCCATAGATCTAGAAGTCCTGATTTCTGTAATGAACTATCAAGAGACAATTTTGATTATAGTAATCAAGATTCACAATTAAGTAAAGTTTCTTCCGATTCTCGGTTATCAATTGTAACTGACTTTGGATCTTCTAATCATGCATCAACACCAATACATGAAGCAttgaaagatgaaataaataaagataaatgtgatgttagaaatattaaagacAATTTTAAAACTGTCAAAGAATatgaatctaaaaataaaaataataaaaatatttttgaattgaataaaaataaagatgtacaagatattaaagattctaaaaatattaaaaacaatttatcttCTAAAGAAAACTGTCGTGATGCTACAAATAACAgcataaaagataataagtatgaacataaaaataataaagatagaagCAGAGATGTTGAAtctaaatcaaaatcaaaagataaaaaccATATAAAAGAGGGAAAACATCATAGAGATAGaagtaatgataaaaaaagagaaaggaatcaTAGTGGatcaaaatatgataaatatgataaaagtaAAACTAAAGATAAAGGTGATCAACTAAAAGAAAATACGGATAAAGttaaagatatagaaaaagataattacagTAAAATAAaggatgataaaataaaagaaacagacaagaaagataatatcagtaaagaaggaaaagatttaaaagatctttataaagaaaaaattagagagctcagagaaaaaaaagaattaacagaaaaggaaaaattaaataaagacaataaagaatcaaaatcaaacaaagaaaataaagataaaaaagattctccaaaagataaaaaatcttacaaaaaagataataaaagttCTTCCAAAAATTCTTCATCAAGTTCTCatgaaattaaaactattaaaatatctgaaaaaattattgaaggaaaagaaagaaaaaatgaatcaaaggacaaggataaaaataagagagatGAAAAACGAACTTCTAAGGAacatataaaatctaaaaatcatgTCAGTATGAAAATGGACTTGAcagaaaaattagataaacaagacataaagaaatttataaaaaatgaaaaagaagaaaaaattgacaaatctgaaacaaaaaaagatattaagtcaaataatgaaaagctaaataataaaaaagatgcaaaaaattacatgcaaaataaaacacgaaatgagaaattagataataaaagagaaagcaAAAATGATTCACAGCATAAAGATAAAAagcggaaagaagaaaaaaagtccaAATCAAAAGATGATCATTCTAGTTTAAGAAGAAATTCTAATGATCGACGTTCTACAGATAGGGATGGTTCAAATGGATCCAGTAGCAAAAATTCACAATCTAGCAATTCTGGATCTAATATTGCTAATAGTAAATCAAATACATCAACTTTTTCTAAAGAAACAAACCATATAAGTAATTCTGGTAGTGAAACATCAGATAATATTGAAGAAGCACATACaagtgatttaaaattatcatcagaTCAACAAAGTTATAAATTGGACAGAATAACAGAATTACATTCAGAATACAAAACAGAaagcattaataattatgaaatgcaCATTAAGccagaattagaatttaatgataataatttacctTTGAAAAAACGAGCATTACTAGGAGAAGATAATAGCATTTCAGGAGAAATGAAAGTGAAGAAaccaaaatttgcaaaaaatatacatgaagctaaaagattaatgaaaattagaaaacaaatagagaaacaaaaacttaaagaaaataaaaagatggaaaagcAAAATACTCAAAAAATAGAACAACCAATACAATCAAATTcagtaaataatgataattttgaaagtatGCCAGATGAAGAACGTGttcaaataatagaaataccaGATGAAGAATATGAAGAACCATATCCTGAGAAACATACTAATTTAACTTTAGAAGAAAGATCAATAATGATGTTACAAACTGAAGCTGGTACAAAAGATTTATTGGAAACACattctaatttgaaattgaaattatcagaTATGGAACTGTGTAttagaaaatcattaaatgaaaCATTACCTAATAAAACATTAGAAGAAGAATCTGTCCAACAATCAAGTTCCAATATTCAAACAAAACTATCTGACAATAAAGGAATTGAAGACTTACAAAATAAAGAGTCATTGTCTTCTACAATAGAAGAAACAAGTAGCAATATAATAAAGgcagaaaaaatagataattctgtagaaatatattctgaaaaacTAATACAACAAAAAACTAATTCATCTAAACTAGAAAAACATATAACATCTCAACAAGGCACAAAGTATTTTAACATTGATACTAATAAAATGgacataaatgataaaaacaagCAATTAAActcaagtaatataaatataaatgatataacttATTCAaatgacaataaaaatatagaaattccttcaacatcaaaatttaaagatgAAGATGTTTCTCGGGATAATCAAAACAATAGtctttctaatttcaatagaTATGTAACTgacattaaaatgataaaaaaacaatcgGAGGCAATAGAATTTACATCAATAGAAGTTGAAGATAATGAAGATTGTCGTTACTTCAAAGctgataatgaaaaatcagaaaaattttctagttTCTTAGAATCATTAGAGTTAGTGGAAAATAGTTCTCTAGAAGATATAATAGAAAGTTTAGGAGGACAAATTGTATCTTCAATACCAAAAGCTATGGCACCACCTTTACCAAAACGTAAACATTCATCTAGCCCATTaacagatatattattaaataattcaaataataacaatgatgGAGGGAATCATAAAAAAGTTCTCAATTCACCTAATGAAGAAgcattaaataacataaaaaaaagaaaactaataACTAAGAAGCAAAGACTCCAACAAAATATATGTGCTCCTCAAGCGCTTTTAAAtggagaaaattttgttatgcCACTAAGTCCAGAAAGTGATGTATCTGCAACCAGTGAAAAAATTCCTTCTTCAAATCtaattaaagaagataaagg CCGGCATAGAAGCAGTCAACGTTATTCAAGTGATGATTTATACAAGCCACGTCCATTATTTTCAAGTTCTTCTCGCAGAAGTAGGAGATCTAATCAGGTATAG